A window from Drosophila nasuta strain 15112-1781.00 chromosome 3, ASM2355853v1, whole genome shotgun sequence encodes these proteins:
- the LOC132792960 gene encoding antigen 5 like allergen Cul n 1-like: MKMFALFALMYCVLLAVSQDAPTTGPKNPYCDQQLCPMGKRHVACERFFNESHKVCTTEHTVLVNLTNQSEIILKAHNEQRQRLAMGKNTTLPRAARLVAIQWSEELATLASYNARMCQAKHDECHNTANFKRSGQNIILFNMTRLVENELMEKMYPQLLGIGVRTWWGEHSSNSSNLMTAADVEHYPCPMWRGRQSPLFRHFAVMAVENNTHVGCAASRYVAKEITYFKLTCNYAENFVCGRPIYHFRAVGCLTGPNMQHKALCSKKEIFA; encoded by the exons ATGAAGATGTTCGCATTGTTCGCTCTTATGTACTGTGTGCTACTTGCAGTCAGCCAGGATGCGCCAACAACCGGACCCAAGAATCCTTATTGTGATCAGCAGCTCTGTCCCATGGGCAAACGTCATGTGGCCTGCGAAAGATTTTTCAAT GAATCCCACAAGGTTTGCACCACCGAGCATACAGTGCTGGTGAATCTGACAAATCAGTCCGAAATCATACTGAAAGCGCACAACGAACAGCGGCAACGCTTGGCCATGGGTAAGAACACAACATTGCCACGTGCTGCACGCTTGGTTGCGATACAATGGAGCGAAGAACTCGCCACCCTGGCCAGCTACAATGCACGCATGTGCCAGGCCAAGCACGACGAATGCCACAACACGGCCAACTTTAAGCGCTCTGgccaaaatattatt CTGTTCAACATGACGCGTCTGGTGGAGAATGAGCTGATGGAGAAGATGTATCCGCAGCTGTTGGGCATTGGCGTCCGTACTTGGTGGGGcgagcacagcagcaacagcagcaacttgaTGACCGCAGCGGATGTCGAGCACTATCCCTGCCCAATGTGGAGAGGCAGGCAGTCGCC ACTGTTTCGCCATTTTGCGGTCATGGCCGTGGAGAATAACACGCATGTTGGTTGCGCCGCCTCTCGTTATGTGGCCAAGGAGATAACCTACTTCAAGCTGACCTGCAACTATGCTGAGAACTTTGTGTGCGGCAGGCCGATCTATCACTTCCGCGCCGTCGGCTGCCTCACCGGTCCCAACATGCAGCACAAAGCGCTCTGCTCCAAAAAGGAAATATTTGCCTAA